The following coding sequences are from one Eucalyptus grandis isolate ANBG69807.140 chromosome 11, ASM1654582v1, whole genome shotgun sequence window:
- the LOC120289594 gene encoding putative RING-H2 finger protein ATL21B has protein sequence MTSNIESSNQQCVPSSCGDVRNISFPFRLKSDPPACGVSRFELACKDNRTVLNFLNGKYYVQFIDYTKEQIRLVDGGLQRDNCSSLPHFHDFNMSSYILAPYSGLYNKSTNSILVIVNCSKPVSSPFYIATNPCIKGSYSTNMSSNWNLYALVNPKVSDVRDFCTISGWTWASHDFGDEQAHNSSFNYKQIHNIMADGFLLHYLISSWKKTFFCYFDIYGYFRLGRYFYSERLSVGSIGGQACTSMYYHGGKY, from the coding sequence ATGACGAGCAATATCGAGTCGAGCAATCAACAGTGTGTTCCTTCATCCTGTGGTGACGTTCGTAATATAAGCTTCCCATTTCGACTGAAGAGTGACCCGCCGGCATGTGGTGTATCAAGATTCGAGCTGGCTTGTAAAGATAATCGCACTGTTCTGAACTTCCTTAATGGTAAGTACTATGTGCAGTTTATCGATTATACCAAAGAACAAATTAGATTGGTTGATGGCGGGCTGCAAAGGGATAACTGCTCGTCTCTCCCCCATTTTCATGACTTCAATATGAGTTCCTATATATTGGCCCCATATAGCGGCCTGTACAACAAAAGTACAAATAGTATATTGGTCATTGTGAACTGCTCAAAACCTGTTAGTTCTCCATTCTACATTGCCACCAATCCATGCATTAAGGGGTCATACTCTACCAACATGTCATCGAATTGGAACTTGTATGCTTTGGTCAATCCAAAGGTATCGGATGTTAGGGATTTTTGCACCATTAGCGGTTGGACATGGGCGTCACATGATTTTGGGGATGAGCAGGCTCATAATAGCTCTTTCAACTACAAGCAAATCCATAACATCATGGCCGATGGATTCCTTCTCCACTATTTAATATCTTCATggaagaaaactttcttttgCTACTTTGATATCTATGGCTACTTTCGGCTCGGTCGTTACTTTTATTCCGAGCGCTTAAGTGTTGGCAGCATCGGAGGTCAGGCTTGCACATCCATGTACTATCATGGCGGTAAGTATTGA